The DNA window ATCCTACTGGTGGCCCAATTGATGAAACTCCTCCAAAGTTTGTTGGAAGTACTCCGGCTATAGGAACTTTGAATAACAACAAAACAAAACTTGTTCTCGAGTTCGATGAGTTTATTAAAATTGAGAATGCTTCCGAAAAGGTAATAGTTTCTCCACCACAGGTTATGGCTCCCGAGATAAAGCAGAGCGGGAAGAAGGTAGTGGTCAGTTTGCTGGATTCTCTGAAAGCAAACAGAACCTATACTGTTGATTTCTCAGATGCTATTGTCGATAACAATGAGAGTAATCCATTAGGTAATTTTACATATACTTTTTCAACCGGAACAGCGATAGATACGATGGAAGTTTCGGGTTATGTGCTTGATGCTTCAAATCTGGAACCTGTAAAAGGAATATTGGTAGGACTTCATTCCAATCTGGCTGATTCTGCCTTTACAAAACTGCCTTTTGAAAGAGTTTCGCGGACAGATAGCCGTGGATATTTTGTAATTAAAGGAATTGCTGCGGGTACATATCGTATTTTCGGATTACAGGACGCTAATCAGAATTTTGCTTTTGACCAAAAAAGTGAGGCTCTTGCAGTTTATCCTTCTAAAGTGACTCCGCATTTTGAAACTCGTAGCAGACAAGATACGGTATGGCAAGACACAATAACCATAGATACAATTCTGACAAAGCAGTATACTCACTATCTTCCGGATAATGTTATTCTCCGTTCTTTTAAAGAAGATTTCAAAACACAGTATTTAATAAAAAGCGAGCGTTTAACTCCTCATAAATTTACGCTCTATTTTGCTACTGCGGCTAGCTCCTTACCTGTAATTAAAGGATTAAACTTTAATGAGAAGGATGCTTTCTTTATACAGAAATCTCTTAAGAACGATACTATTAATTATTGGATAAAGGATTCTTTGAACTATAAAAAAGATACTTTGAGTATGACCCTGAATTATCTTTATACAGATACGTTGGGGCAACTTGTTCCTAAAACTGATACTCTTAATTTGGCTGTGAAGAAAGTTAAGGGATCTGTAGAACCTAAAAAAAGCAAAAAGGATGAACCGGAACCAACCAAGTTTTTACAGGTAAAGAATTCCGTATCTTCCAGTTTTGACGTATATAATAATATTAGGCTTGAGTTTGAAGAACCGATAGTCTGTTATGATAGTACTGCCATCCACCTTAAACAGAAAGTCGATTCTTTATTGACTGATGTTCCTTTTGTGTTCAGGCAGGATACGCTTCATCCCTTAACGTATGAACTTATGGCCGACTGGAACCCCGAAAAGGAATATGAGTTTAAGGTCGATTCTACCGCGTTTCATGGTATGTATGGGCTCTTCTCTAATAAAATAGAATCAACGTTTAAAGTTCGTTCTCTTGATGAGTATGCTGCTTTGTATATGAATGTCACCGGTGCAGATTCTACAGCTTATGCAGAATTACTTGATGGACAGGATAAAGCAACACGAAAAGTAAAAGTTGTAAATGGTAGAGCTGATTTTTATTACCTTAACCCCGGAAAGTATTATGTACGATTAGTAAATGATACCAATGGTAATGGAGTATGGGATACCGGAAATTATGAAAAGGGAATTCCACCGGAAGAGGTCTTTTATTATAATCAGGAACTGGAGCTGAAAGCTCTTTGGGAAGTAGAACAAGAATGGAATCTTCGTGGTGTGTCTTTAGATAAACAAAAGCTAGATGTACTTAAAAAACAGAAGCCAGATGAAAATAAGAAGAAAAAGAAATCTCAAAATAGTAAAACGAATTCAAGCAGAAGGTCAACTTATTAAGTCTTGCTGCATTTCGTTTATATTTATGTTCATGCTCGTAGGTGGTACTCCTTCTGCGCATGCGCAGTGTGAGGCTAAAAACGATGCTTTTCGTTCGGGTGAGCACGTAATGTA is part of the uncultured Bacteroides sp. genome and encodes:
- a CDS encoding Ig-like domain-containing protein, translating into MYSCANIGNPTGGPIDETPPKFVGSTPAIGTLNNNKTKLVLEFDEFIKIENASEKVIVSPPQVMAPEIKQSGKKVVVSLLDSLKANRTYTVDFSDAIVDNNESNPLGNFTYTFSTGTAIDTMEVSGYVLDASNLEPVKGILVGLHSNLADSAFTKLPFERVSRTDSRGYFVIKGIAAGTYRIFGLQDANQNFAFDQKSEALAVYPSKVTPHFETRSRQDTVWQDTITIDTILTKQYTHYLPDNVILRSFKEDFKTQYLIKSERLTPHKFTLYFATAASSLPVIKGLNFNEKDAFFIQKSLKNDTINYWIKDSLNYKKDTLSMTLNYLYTDTLGQLVPKTDTLNLAVKKVKGSVEPKKSKKDEPEPTKFLQVKNSVSSSFDVYNNIRLEFEEPIVCYDSTAIHLKQKVDSLLTDVPFVFRQDTLHPLTYELMADWNPEKEYEFKVDSTAFHGMYGLFSNKIESTFKVRSLDEYAALYMNVTGADSTAYAELLDGQDKATRKVKVVNGRADFYYLNPGKYYVRLVNDTNGNGVWDTGNYEKGIPPEEVFYYNQELELKALWEVEQEWNLRGVSLDKQKLDVLKKQKPDENKKKKKSQNSKTNSSRRSTY